Proteins from a single region of Campylobacter sputorum:
- the folK gene encoding 2-amino-4-hydroxy-6-hydroxymethyldihydropteridine diphosphokinase → MDVKYSKNGFFELKDAIKFIKSDFFPFCRKIKNYKYSIILGLGGNVGKVKQRFDKIFQILSKDRRFYIAQSSPIVLNKAFGFTKQDDFLNAILFLQTNLHPKEVLKIMLNLELKFKRKRPFKNAPRTIDLDILYTNIKIKSKRLIVPHPGVNERISVILPLGLMRL, encoded by the coding sequence ATGGATGTGAAATACTCTAAAAACGGCTTTTTTGAACTAAAAGACGCTATAAAATTTATAAAAAGTGATTTTTTTCCTTTTTGTAGAAAAATAAAAAACTACAAATACAGCATTATATTGGGGCTTGGAGGAAATGTAGGAAAAGTTAAACAAAGATTTGATAAAATATTTCAAATTTTATCAAAAGACAGGCGTTTTTACATAGCACAGAGTTCGCCAATTGTTTTAAATAAAGCATTTGGTTTTACAAAGCAAGATGATTTTTTAAATGCTATTTTGTTTTTACAAACAAATTTGCATCCAAAAGAAGTTTTAAAAATAATGCTAAATTTAGAACTTAAATTTAAAAGAAAACGACCTTTTAAAAACGCACCTAGAACAATAGATTTGGATATTTTATATACAAATATAAAAATAAAAAGCAAAAGGCTCATAGTGCCACATCCTGGCGTAAATGAGCGAATAAGTGTCATTTTGCCACTTGGTTTAATGAGATTATAA
- a CDS encoding GNAT family N-acetyltransferase, whose amino-acid sequence MVRSAKISDALVAIDLIDLALENISSVLTGEENKEKAKSVLREFFVSKQNLYSFENVFVYEINGLVVGAMCVYDSNLRDKLLEPIISRLKMINKNHKIDKECFENEYYIDTIAVNEKFRKRGIATKMFEHAFLEAKKLDIKKCSLVVDILKPKTKSFYESLGFYQNCVVDIAGGRYFHMLKDIK is encoded by the coding sequence ATGGTTAGAAGTGCCAAAATTTCCGATGCTTTAGTGGCTATTGATCTTATAGACTTAGCTCTTGAGAATATAAGTTCTGTTCTAACAGGGGAAGAAAATAAAGAAAAAGCAAAGAGTGTTTTAAGAGAGTTTTTTGTTAGTAAACAAAATTTATATAGTTTTGAAAATGTTTTTGTTTATGAGATTAATGGTTTAGTCGTAGGTGCAATGTGTGTTTATGATTCAAATTTAAGAGATAAACTTTTAGAACCTATAATATCAAGATTAAAAATGATAAATAAAAACCATAAAATAGACAAAGAGTGCTTTGAAAATGAGTATTATATAGATACTATTGCTGTAAATGAGAAATTTAGAAAAAGAGGGATTGCTACAAAAATGTTCGAACACGCTTTTTTAGAGGCAAAAAAACTAGATATAAAAAAGTGCTCACTAGTTGTAGATATTTTAAAACCAAAAACTAAAAGTTTTTACGAATCTTTGGGATTTTATCAAAACTGCGTTGTAGATATAGCAGGAGGCAGATATTTTCATATGTTAAAGGATATAAAATGA
- a CDS encoding aminopeptidase P family protein yields the protein MSSNFILKNENAIFYECGYSCDNALYLSLKDECFFITDARYSIEARENIKNATVIESNSLIKDAKKLIKKFNIKKISFDPLSFSVSEFKNLSSSLNLNFKSSPNFSQKKREIKSQREINLLKEAAKLGEKCFYDLAKFINESKNLNEEEINFNAQMIFRQNGALNLSFEPITAINANAAKAHALPTKTKLKNGDLLLVDGGIKFKRYCSDRTRTAFFDNKLNFLKDQIYKNQKHQEIYDIVKEAQYQAIKAIKPGILACEVDSIARDFIAKNGYEKEFFHSTGHGVGLDIHELPIISPKSKTKLKEGMVFSVEPGIYLENEFGVRIEDVVVVTKNGCEIL from the coding sequence ATGAGCAGTAATTTCATACTAAAAAACGAAAATGCAATTTTTTACGAGTGCGGATATAGTTGCGATAATGCACTATATCTTAGCCTAAAAGATGAGTGCTTTTTCATAACAGATGCAAGATATAGCATAGAAGCAAGAGAAAATATAAAAAATGCTACCGTAATAGAATCAAATTCTCTTATAAAAGATGCAAAAAAACTTATAAAAAAATTTAACATTAAAAAGATAAGTTTTGACCCATTAAGCTTTAGCGTTAGTGAATTTAAAAATCTATCTTCATCTTTAAACTTAAACTTTAAATCATCACCAAATTTTTCTCAAAAAAAACGAGAAATAAAATCTCAGCGTGAGATAAATTTACTAAAAGAAGCTGCAAAACTTGGCGAAAAATGCTTTTATGATTTAGCTAAATTTATAAATGAAAGCAAAAATTTAAACGAAGAAGAGATAAATTTTAACGCACAAATGATATTTAGACAAAATGGGGCATTAAATCTCAGTTTTGAACCAATCACAGCAATAAATGCAAATGCTGCAAAAGCTCATGCTTTACCAACCAAAACCAAGCTAAAAAATGGTGATTTGCTATTAGTTGATGGGGGAATAAAATTTAAAAGATATTGCTCTGATAGGACTAGAACCGCATTTTTTGATAATAAACTAAATTTCTTAAAAGATCAAATTTATAAAAACCAAAAACATCAAGAAATTTACGATATAGTAAAAGAAGCACAATATCAAGCCATAAAAGCTATTAAGCCTGGAATTTTAGCTTGTGAAGTAGATAGTATCGCAAGAGATTTCATAGCAAAAAATGGTTATGAGAAAGAATTTTTTCACTCAACAGGGCACGGCGTAGGGCTTGATATACACGAATTACCGATAATTAGTCCAAAAAGCAAAACAAAATTAAAAGAAGGTATGGTTTTTAGCGTTGAGCCTGGAATTTACCTAGAAAACGAGTTTGGAGTTAGAATAGAAGATGTGGTAGTGGTAACAAAAAATGGATGTGAAATACTCTAA
- the lgt gene encoding prolipoprotein diacylglyceryl transferase, translating to MNWWSEIYSKFDPVAFSVFGLNVHWYGIMYVLALLVALWAAKYFVKKDYLGFSDKTLDNYFIWVEIGVIFGARLGFIFIYSQAQMFYLTHPWEIFNPFYNGKFVGISGMSYHGAVIGFIIATFWFCKKYNQNSWKLLDLVAICVPLGYIFGRVGNFLNKELVGVVTDVPWAINVDGVLRHPSQLYEAFLEGILVFIMLFIYRKYKKFDGELISLYVILYSIMRFVSEIFRQPDVQIGKVLFGLNMGQILSFLMLFLGVFLYFYLKNKTYKNHT from the coding sequence ATGAACTGGTGGAGCGAAATATATTCTAAATTTGATCCAGTGGCATTTAGTGTTTTTGGGCTAAATGTTCATTGGTATGGGATAATGTATGTTTTAGCTCTTTTGGTTGCACTTTGGGCTGCAAAGTATTTTGTAAAAAAAGATTATCTTGGTTTTAGTGATAAAACATTAGATAATTACTTTATATGGGTTGAAATTGGCGTCATCTTTGGGGCAAGACTTGGTTTTATTTTTATTTATTCGCAAGCTCAAATGTTTTATCTAACTCATCCTTGGGAAATTTTCAATCCTTTTTATAATGGAAAATTTGTAGGAATTAGCGGAATGAGTTATCATGGAGCTGTGATTGGATTTATTATAGCTACATTTTGGTTTTGTAAAAAATATAATCAAAATAGTTGGAAATTACTAGATTTGGTTGCTATTTGTGTTCCTTTGGGGTATATTTTTGGAAGAGTTGGAAATTTTTTAAACAAAGAGTTAGTGGGTGTTGTTACTGATGTTCCTTGGGCTATAAATGTTGATGGTGTTTTAAGACATCCTAGTCAGCTTTATGAAGCATTTTTAGAAGGAATTTTAGTATTTATTATGCTTTTTATTTATAGAAAATATAAAAAATTTGATGGAGAACTTATTTCATTATATGTTATTTTATATTCTATAATGCGTTTTGTTAGTGAGATTTTTAGGCAACCAGATGTTCAGATAGGGAAGGTTTTATTTGGTCTTAATATGGGGCAAATTTTATCTTTTTTAATGCTTTTTCTTGGAGTGTTTTTGTATTTTTATCTAAAAAATAAAACTTATAAAAATCATACATAA
- a CDS encoding Y-family DNA polymerase, translating into MILHIDLDCFFVSVARIKDSSLNGQIVAVIGDKSSNIFGDEMIANSNKGVILSSSYEARKFGIHSAMSVNEALKLCPKLKLIPNDMKLNKSISTQIYNFLYIFTPEIERFSIDEFFLNLKGTKYQDDYISFAKFLQQNILDKFKLPCSIGLCEGKFLAKLATDLKKPFGIKFLDIKNLKEELKDVNIAKFPGIGKSTQKFLYSHCIKTISQALESRTIFEKMGKNGVKIYNRICGISDDKISNQRNAKSIGLGRTFSPTLNRDEIRRKISIMCRYLGFEVLKNDLNPMSYELKIRYSNRYEFSKRYTPNKPFCMDLLNNISTELFTKIDKYSFGSIIYIGINLSNFSSNLEFCSTLFSYDDDIKQKNLDKTFSKIWSKFGIDKIKKASEI; encoded by the coding sequence ATGATTTTACATATTGATCTTGATTGTTTTTTTGTATCGGTTGCTAGGATAAAAGATAGCAGTTTAAATGGACAAATAGTTGCTGTAATTGGCGATAAATCAAGCAATATATTTGGCGATGAAATGATAGCAAATTCAAACAAAGGCGTGATTTTAAGCTCAAGTTATGAAGCTAGAAAATTTGGCATACATTCTGCTATGAGCGTAAATGAGGCTTTGAAGTTATGTCCGAAGTTAAAATTAATTCCAAATGATATGAAGCTTAACAAAAGTATTTCTACGCAAATTTATAATTTTCTTTATATCTTTACGCCAGAAATAGAGCGATTTAGCATAGACGAATTCTTTTTAAATTTAAAAGGTACAAAATATCAAGATGATTATATAAGCTTTGCTAAATTTTTGCAACAAAATATACTTGATAAATTTAAACTTCCTTGTAGTATTGGGCTTTGTGAAGGTAAATTTTTAGCAAAACTTGCAACTGATTTAAAAAAGCCATTTGGTATAAAATTTTTAGATATAAAAAATTTAAAAGAAGAACTTAAAGATGTAAATATCGCTAAGTTTCCTGGCATTGGAAAAAGCACTCAGAAATTTTTATATTCTCACTGTATAAAAACCATTTCTCAAGCTTTGGAAAGTAGGACTATTTTTGAAAAAATGGGTAAAAATGGTGTCAAAATTTATAATAGAATTTGTGGTATAAGTGATGATAAAATATCAAATCAAAGAAATGCAAAAAGCATAGGTCTTGGAAGAACCTTTTCTCCAACATTAAATAGAGATGAAATTAGGCGTAAAATTTCCATTATGTGTAGATATTTGGGCTTTGAAGTTCTTAAAAATGATTTAAATCCTATGAGTTATGAGTTAAAGATAAGATATAGCAATAGATACGAGTTTTCTAAAAGATATACTCCAAATAAGCCTTTTTGTATGGATTTGCTAAATAATATTAGCACTGAACTTTTCACTAAGATAGACAAATATAGCTTTGGGAGCATAATTTATATAGGCATAAATTTATCAAATTTTTCTTCAAATTTAGAGTTTTGTTCAACGCTATTTAGTTATGACGATGATATAAAACAAAAAAATTTAGATAAAACTTTTAGCAAAATTTGGTCTAAATTTGGTATAGATAAAATAAAAAAAGCAAGTGAAATTTAG
- a CDS encoding cation transporter encodes MRKFELENVKCNNCANLVKNALRDDFGKVEVDVENKTIVLDVKNKEKLLFETLKDIGFPIIKEI; translated from the coding sequence ATGAGAAAATTTGAGTTAGAAAATGTTAAATGTAATAATTGTGCAAATTTAGTAAAAAATGCATTAAGGGATGATTTTGGAAAAGTTGAGGTTGATGTTGAAAATAAAACCATTGTTTTAGATGTAAAAAATAAGGAAAAACTTCTTTTTGAAACATTAAAAGATATAGGATTTCCTATAATAAAGGAAATTTGA
- a CDS encoding fumarate reductase cytochrome b subunit, with translation MVSRIEGFLGKSIDGKKSRLPALQDKLQSLSGLVLAIFMMCHMIFTSTIMFGKGAFEGVVHFAEPFGIYQVTNLVALIIFIIFVIHAFLAMRKFPANYSAYRAYKAHKIRMKHCDTTLWWMQFLSGFLLFFFASAHIITIIFGDKITADLSIGRFSQLHIFYLLLLLVTVLHASIGTYRLFVKWISIDGTKVEAAATRKKVKTLNFIVWGAFVVLSIVADIVWLSLGE, from the coding sequence ATGGTAAGCCGTATAGAGGGTTTTCTTGGAAAATCTATAGATGGTAAAAAAAGTCGCTTGCCAGCTTTACAAGATAAATTGCAAAGTTTAAGCGGTTTGGTACTTGCAATATTCATGATGTGTCATATGATTTTTACAAGCACAATTATGTTTGGCAAAGGTGCTTTTGAAGGTGTTGTTCATTTTGCTGAACCTTTTGGAATATATCAAGTTACAAATTTAGTTGCATTGATTATATTTATAATCTTTGTAATTCATGCGTTTTTAGCTATGAGAAAGTTTCCTGCAAACTATAGTGCTTATAGGGCTTATAAAGCTCATAAAATTCGTATGAAACATTGCGACACAACGCTTTGGTGGATGCAGTTTTTAAGTGGATTTTTGCTATTTTTCTTTGCTAGTGCCCATATTATTACCATAATTTTTGGTGATAAAATTACAGCTGATCTTTCAATTGGTCGTTTTTCTCAACTACATATTTTTTATTTGTTGTTATTGCTTGTTACTGTTTTGCATGCTAGTATAGGCACATATAGGCTTTTTGTAAAATGGATTAGTATTGATGGAACAAAAGTAGAAGCAGCTGCAACAAGAAAAAAAGTCAAAACTTTGAATTTTATAGTTTGGGGTGCGTTTGTTGTGCTTTCAATAGTTGCTGATATTGTTTGGCTATCTTTAGGCGAATAA
- the aroQ gene encoding type II 3-dehydroquinate dehydratase, translated as MPKITVIQGPNINMLGKRDQNLYGVMSMDDIHKQMKIVADQANVEIEFFQSNLEGEIVDKIQECYGDSDGIIINPAAYSHTSIAIRDAIEAVRLPAIEVHITNIYKRDDFRQKSMISPVSAGCIVGFGPLGYHLAMVAMLQRFEQIKAYEEAQKQQNEQ; from the coding sequence ATGCCAAAAATAACAGTTATTCAAGGTCCAAATATCAATATGCTCGGAAAAAGAGATCAAAATTTATATGGCGTAATGAGTATGGATGATATTCATAAACAAATGAAAATCGTAGCAGATCAAGCAAATGTTGAAATAGAATTTTTTCAAAGCAATTTAGAGGGCGAAATCGTTGATAAAATTCAAGAATGCTACGGAGATAGCGATGGTATAATCATAAATCCAGCCGCATACTCTCATACATCAATAGCCATAAGAGATGCCATAGAAGCAGTTAGATTGCCAGCAATTGAAGTTCATATAACAAATATTTATAAAAGAGATGATTTTAGACAAAAAAGTATGATTAGTCCAGTAAGTGCAGGATGTATCGTAGGTTTTGGACCACTTGGTTATCATCTTGCAATGGTAGCGATGTTACAAAGATTTGAACAAATAAAGGCTTACGAAGAGGCTCAAAAACAACAAAATGAGCAGTAA
- a CDS encoding MFS transporter → MISPKRTIRILTALFVAIIFIFVGNSLALNSAGMMLKNINIDDFHIGIITSCFFLGAIFSSIFGYKFISIYGYIRSYAVFTALFAISAILHNIANNIILWAVLRFMLGFSYYSICMVVESWINARSRNEIRSRVFSFYTAIYYISSSFGMILLSLELGSSQVFVLSALFIMIGSIPLNIIRIKEPQLPPKKKIFIPNIFGLVPLALVTSFIGGILINGFFSMAGVFILSAGGDIRDASLFLLIAMAGGFFGHLFFGYFSDKFGRKFSIMLACAIPFVSILAMLLFSKNILFYKFFVFFIGFGIFCLYALSVARANDVLGSKGEAAKISATLLLNYSIGSLLGPIIIGYFMQKFNENGFIFVYLIGLIILFLVAYFVDVVPKERRSKFMSHHPSEILH, encoded by the coding sequence GTGATAAGTCCAAAAAGAACTATAAGAATTTTAACAGCACTTTTTGTTGCTATAATTTTTATATTTGTTGGAAATTCACTAGCTTTAAATTCAGCTGGTATGATGTTAAAAAATATAAATATAGATGATTTTCATATAGGCATTATAACATCTTGTTTTTTTCTTGGAGCTATTTTTAGTTCGATTTTTGGATACAAATTTATTAGCATTTATGGATATATTAGATCTTATGCTGTATTTACTGCATTGTTTGCCATATCTGCAATACTACACAACATTGCTAATAATATAATTTTATGGGCTGTGCTTAGATTTATGCTTGGTTTTTCATATTATAGTATATGTATGGTTGTAGAAAGTTGGATAAATGCTAGATCAAGAAATGAAATTCGCTCAAGAGTTTTTAGTTTTTATACTGCTATATATTACATATCTTCATCATTTGGTATGATTTTGTTGTCTTTGGAACTTGGCTCATCTCAGGTTTTTGTTCTTTCGGCACTTTTTATAATGATTGGATCTATTCCTTTAAATATAATTCGGATAAAAGAACCGCAGCTTCCTCCAAAAAAGAAAATTTTCATACCAAATATTTTTGGCTTAGTTCCGTTAGCCTTAGTAACAAGTTTTATAGGCGGTATTTTGATAAATGGATTTTTTTCTATGGCAGGTGTTTTTATATTATCAGCAGGAGGCGATATAAGAGATGCTTCATTATTTTTACTTATTGCTATGGCTGGTGGCTTCTTTGGGCATCTGTTTTTTGGGTATTTTTCAGATAAATTTGGAAGAAAATTTTCAATTATGTTAGCTTGTGCGATACCTTTTGTATCTATTTTAGCAATGCTATTGTTTAGTAAAAATATATTATTTTATAAATTTTTTGTTTTCTTCATAGGATTTGGTATATTTTGTCTTTATGCTCTTAGCGTTGCTAGAGCAAATGATGTGCTAGGCAGTAAAGGTGAAGCGGCTAAAATAAGTGCAACTTTGTTACTAAATTACTCAATTGGATCACTTTTAGGACCTATTATTATTGGATATTTTATGCAAAAATTTAATGAAAATGGTTTTATTTTTGTATATTTGATTGGATTAATAATTTTGTTTTTAGTTGCGTATTTTGTTGATGTTGTGCCAAAAGAGCGTAGAAGTAAATTTATGTCTCATCACCCAAGTGAGATTTTACATTAA
- a CDS encoding heavy metal translocating P-type ATPase, producing the protein MSQKIRLNISGMNCVNCSSGIEKSVKKIKGVKSANVSFANSSGEFVLDSSDVLEDVIKKIKSLGFGVVKNYQELEHYRKLHIKNMLFKFVISAILSCVIMFIEMFLAPNLWLNLIMLTLSSVVVFYCGGHFFIHAKKSLQNLNFDMNVLISLGVMVAYLYSLFVVVVPDFIPQNLRYLYFSSSAMIITFVTLGKFLEERSKLKASDYLKNLMDLAPKKALKVSKGAQLEEVNADELKKGDIVIVKSGFNIPCDGVIIEGGGDIDKSFLSGESLPVYHSKGDNVYAGCVNLDGYMTIEVAKEQSDTMLYQILNLMSEASSKKMPIARLADKVANIFVPSVILIAIFTFIFWSLNKDLSLGLILAASVLIISCPCALGLATPIAIVCALGAGAKRGILIKNPEVLENMQDIKFGVFDKTGTLSKGEISVKKSFLSDQILSFVAGIEERSEHPISKAIVEYAKNNCMCATKFNGEYKNIPGKGIIASQGNINVMIGNLALMQENSVYIRDDILEEINKITNDGFGVVMVAYNSNFSGYLVLSDSLKDGAKELILELKKMDITPIMLTGDSLNVAKYIANQIDIQEVHAELLPQDKYEFVEKLKQKGKVLFVGDGINDAPSLKSADISVAMSSGSDIAKESGDIVVVNSDLKSILAFIKLTKETMKTIKQNLFWAFIYNAICIPIATGILYPFGFILMPMYGAIAMSISSVSVVLNSIKLRFIKF; encoded by the coding sequence ATGTCTCAAAAAATAAGACTTAACATAAGCGGAATGAACTGCGTTAATTGTTCATCCGGCATAGAAAAAAGTGTCAAAAAAATTAAGGGAGTTAAATCCGCAAATGTTAGTTTTGCAAACTCAAGTGGCGAGTTTGTTTTAGATAGTAGTGATGTTTTAGAAGATGTGATTAAAAAGATAAAATCTCTTGGATTTGGCGTTGTAAAAAATTATCAAGAACTCGAGCATTATAGAAAATTACACATAAAAAATATGCTTTTTAAATTTGTTATATCTGCTATTTTATCGTGTGTGATAATGTTTATTGAGATGTTTTTAGCACCAAATTTGTGGCTAAATTTAATTATGTTAACATTAAGTAGCGTTGTGGTTTTTTACTGCGGCGGGCATTTTTTTATTCACGCAAAAAAATCTCTTCAAAATTTAAATTTTGATATGAATGTTTTAATATCTCTTGGTGTTATGGTGGCTTATCTATACTCTTTGTTTGTCGTTGTCGTGCCTGATTTTATACCTCAAAATTTAAGATATTTGTATTTTAGTAGCAGTGCAATGATAATAACTTTTGTAACACTTGGAAAATTTTTAGAAGAAAGATCTAAGTTAAAAGCTAGCGATTATTTAAAAAATTTAATGGATTTAGCACCTAAAAAAGCATTAAAAGTTTCAAAAGGAGCTCAACTTGAAGAAGTTAATGCCGATGAACTTAAAAAAGGCGATATAGTAATAGTAAAAAGTGGTTTTAATATCCCTTGCGATGGCGTTATCATAGAGGGTGGCGGCGATATTGATAAATCATTTTTAAGCGGTGAAAGCTTGCCTGTGTATCATTCAAAAGGCGATAATGTATATGCTGGATGTGTAAATTTAGACGGTTATATGACTATCGAGGTTGCAAAGGAACAAAGTGATACTATGCTTTATCAAATTTTAAATTTAATGAGCGAAGCAAGTAGTAAAAAAATGCCAATAGCAAGACTTGCTGATAAGGTAGCAAATATCTTTGTTCCTAGTGTTATTTTGATTGCTATTTTTACTTTTATTTTTTGGTCGCTAAATAAAGATTTATCTTTGGGTCTTATACTGGCAGCTAGCGTACTTATCATATCTTGTCCTTGTGCTCTTGGTTTGGCTACGCCAATAGCCATAGTTTGTGCTCTTGGAGCTGGTGCAAAGAGAGGAATTTTGATAAAAAATCCTGAAGTTTTAGAAAATATGCAAGATATTAAATTTGGTGTTTTTGATAAAACTGGAACGCTCAGCAAAGGAGAAATTAGTGTTAAAAAATCTTTTTTAAGCGATCAAATTTTATCTTTTGTTGCCGGTATAGAAGAAAGAAGCGAACACCCAATATCAAAAGCAATTGTAGAGTATGCAAAAAATAATTGTATGTGTGCTACTAAATTTAACGGTGAGTATAAAAATATACCTGGAAAAGGAATTATCGCATCACAAGGCAATATAAATGTAATGATAGGAAATCTTGCTTTAATGCAAGAAAATAGTGTTTATATAAGAGATGATATTTTAGAAGAGATAAATAAAATAACAAACGATGGTTTTGGTGTTGTTATGGTTGCTTATAATTCAAATTTTAGTGGATATTTGGTTTTAAGTGATAGTCTAAAAGATGGAGCAAAAGAGCTGATTTTAGAGCTTAAGAAAATGGATATAACTCCTATTATGCTAACAGGCGATAGTTTAAATGTGGCAAAATATATAGCAAATCAAATAGACATACAAGAAGTTCATGCAGAACTTTTACCGCAAGATAAATATGAATTTGTTGAAAAACTTAAGCAAAAAGGTAAAGTGCTTTTTGTGGGTGATGGTATAAACGATGCACCTTCTTTAAAAAGTGCTGATATCTCGGTTGCTATGAGTAGTGGAAGTGATATAGCAAAAGAAAGCGGCGATATAGTTGTTGTAAATAGCGATTTAAAATCAATTTTGGCTTTTATAAAATTAACTAAAGAAACAATGAAAACTATAAAGCAAAATTTATTTTGGGCTTTTATTTATAATGCTATTTGTATACCTATTGCAACTGGAATTTTGTATCCATTTGGATTTATTTTAATGCCAATGTATGGAGCTATAGCTATGAGTATAAGTTCTGTAAGTGTAGTGCTAAATTCCATAAAGCTTAGGTTTATAAAATTTTAA